The following is a genomic window from Hyphomicrobiales bacterium.
CGGCGCGCGAAGCCGAGCGCCGCGGCACCGACTGTCGAACGGAACACGTCGAGCGTCGCCATCGCGATCTTGAAGCCCTCACCCGGCTTGCCGATGCGGTTGGCGACGGGCACGCGGCAGCCGTCAAAGGCGAGGCGGGCGAGCGGGTGCGGCGCGATAGTGTCGAGTCGCTCGGCGATGGAAAAGCCGGGTGTGCCCGCTTCCACCACGAAAGCCGACATACCCTTCGTGCCCGGACCCTCGCCCGTGCGGCAGAAAACGACATACTGGTCAGCGATGCCGCCGTTGGAAATCCAGGTCTTCTCGCCGGTGATCCGCACATGATCGGGACCGTCCGGCTCGGCGGTCGTGGCCAGGGCCGCGACGTCGGAGCCCGCGACCGGCTCGGTCAGCGCGAAGGCGGCGATCGCCTCGCCGGCGGCGACGCGCGGAAGGTAGCGGGATTTCTGCTCATCCGTGCCGAACAGGCAGATGGGGCCGGAGCCGAGACCCTGCATGGCGAAGGCGAAGTCCGCGAGGCCATCGGCATGGCCCAGCGTTTCGCGGATGAGGCAGAGCGAGCGCACGTCGAGCGTCTCGGCCTTGCCGCCATAGGGCGCGATGACCGCATGGCGCAGGATGCCCGCGCGGCCGAGCGCATCCACCAGCCGGCGGCAGGAGCCATCCACATCGTGGTGATCGACGAGGCCGGGCACGGTCTCCCTGGCGAAGGTCGCGATCTCATCCCGAAGCGCACGGTGGGAGGGCGTGAAGAACGGCCAGTCGAGAAAACGCGTATCGACCATCTCAATCGCCCTTGAAGATCGGCTTTTCCTTCGCGACGAAGGCGTGATAGGCGCGGGCGAAATCCTCGGTCTTCATGCAGAGCGCCTGGGCGACCGCTTCCGCCTCGATCGCATCATCCACGCTCATCGCCCATTCCATATGCAGCATGCGCTTGGTGATGCCATTGGCAAAGGTGGGTCCTTCGACGAGGCGTTGAGCGAGCAGGGCCGCTGCATCGTCGAGCTCTTCCGCCGGCACGATGCGGCTGAAGAAGCCCCAGCGCTCACCCTCGTCCGCGCCCATGGCGCGGCCGGTGAACAGGAGTTCCGCGGCGCGGCTCTGGCCGATGATGCGGGGAAGAATGGCACAGGCGCCCATGTCGCAGCCGGCAAGGCCAACGCGGTTGAACAGGAAAGCAACCTTGGCTTCGGGTGCCGCGAGGCGCAGATCCGAGGCCATCGCCATGATGGCTCCGGCCCCGACGCAGATGCCATCGACCGCGGCGATGATCGGCTGCGGGCAGGCGCGCATGGCCTTGACGAGATCGCCGGTCATCTCGGTGAAGCGCAGGAGATCCACCGCCTTCATGGCGACAAGCGGCCCGATGATGTCATGCACGTCACCCCCGGACGAGAAATTGCCACCCTCGCCACTGACGATGAAGACCTTGACTTCCTCATCCGTGCGCGCGGCGCGG
Proteins encoded in this region:
- a CDS encoding Acyl-CoA dehydrogenase gives rise to the protein MVDTRFLDWPFFTPSHRALRDEIATFARETVPGLVDHHDVDGSCRRLVDALGRAGILRHAVIAPYGGKAETLDVRSLCLIRETLGHADGLADFAFAMQGLGSGPICLFGTDEQKSRYLPRVAAGEAIAAFALTEPVAGSDVAALATTAEPDGPDHVRITGEKTWISNGGIADQYVVFCRTGEGPGTKGMSAFVVEAGTPGFSIAERLDTIAPHPLARLAFDGCRVPVANRIGKPGEGFKIAMATLDVFRSTVGAAALGFARRALDEALQRVTTRQLFGGPLADLQMVQGTIADMVTDVEAAALMVYRAAWTKDNGAARITREASLAKLVATENAQRVIDAAVQLHGGDGVRVGSKVEELYRDIRALRIYEGASDVQKVIIARQTLADFAAG
- a CDS encoding Enoyl-CoA hydratase; translation: MTASGIMLGGAVVAGPLSAYQAEHVLLSVSGGIARVTLNRPERKNPLTFESYAELTAIFRAARTDEEVKVFIVSGEGGNFSSGGDVHDIIGPLVAMKAVDLLRFTEMTGDLVKAMRACPQPIIAAVDGICVGAGAIMAMASDLRLAAPEAKVAFLFNRVGLAGCDMGACAILPRIIGQSRAAELLFTGRAMGADEGERWGFFSRIVPAEELDDAAALLAQRLVEGPTFANGITKRMLHMEWAMSVDDAIEAEAVAQALCMKTEDFARAYHAFVAKEKPIFKGD